Within the Eucalyptus grandis isolate ANBG69807.140 chromosome 1, ASM1654582v1, whole genome shotgun sequence genome, the region TATAGGGCATTCTTATTAGTGATATCTTATATAAATACCATATAGTCTACATTTTGATCGTTTAGATTTCTAATTAGGATTGGACTGAATAAGAAATGATATGGATTATATTATATCCTATCCACTATTGGTGAATTATAGCAATAAAGTTAAATATATTCACATTAGATCATGTACGTTGTTTGGTATAAATAGCATATCAATGTAAATGAGCCTAAAAGTTGCACAAATGGATATAGTAAAAATCTCTTGACACTCTTGCatacttcatttttatatgcttttttctttttttttttcttctcttttataattattttcttattttttaatttctttttccccttccatcgttctcaaacaaaattttattaaatagtgtttatatttttatatctatatattgaatttatatcacaagatagaattaaatttgaataagattaaactaaaaaaacataaacgttgttactttttgttattttgaatttcttatattagaattcaaatattatttatattgaaatataattttagttttattaatttaagaagtttgttattcaagaaaaataatttcatactATGGATATAAGATACCctattaacttttattttacctttctcctggaataattttatccctatatcccttttatatccaattttatcttGTCTTAAGTAAGCATTAGATGTaagatataataaattttatcttaccctgaattttatcttgattacCAAACATAGCCATATGGTATTTTAATCTTATACGATATACCATATAGGGTATTCTTTTCAATGATACCTTATACGATATACCATATAGGGTATTTTAATACACTGATAGTGTTAAAAATACCATATACGACATATCCTATAGGGTATTTGAATTCTACCAgtttatttttatcaatgatAGTTAGAATACCCAATatggtaacttttttttttttaaattttattatcaatgaTAGTCCACCAAATAAGTGATCCcaataccgaccaaaaaaaaaactcatcccAACATTTTAGGCAAGACCGAtcttctttgtctctctctaATTTCAATTCTCGTTCGCTGTCTCGCCATTTGGCAAGATCATCCCTCGCTTTCCTTCTCCTCTCATTCATCCAGAAAATTCTCAACCATCGCTCTCTAACGACCAGAGTGGCAACAATGGGCTCTACAAGACTAGGTACTTCACGCAAATCCTCGACCATTTCAGCTACCGTCCCGAGAGCTACCAGACGTTCCAGCAGAGGTACTTAATTAACTCCACCTTCTGGGGCGGCCCGCGGAAGAATGCCCCGATCTTTGTCTACACTGGGAACGAGGGTGACATCGAGTGGTTCGCCCAAAACACCGGTTTCATGTTTGAGACGGCACCCCACTTCAATGCCCTTCTTGTGTTTATTGAGGTATATTGCCAACTGATCCAAATACTCAAGCTGTAGTATCATATTTAAGCAATCAATGATAGGACTTTCGtcattttgctttgcttttgcgAATTACATTACAGAAAGATGTAGAGTTTATCATTCTTATTTGTCTCTGTGAAGCATCGGTATTATGGGAAATCGATGCCGTTCGGGGGCAAAAAAGAGGTGGCGTACAGCAACGCAAGCATGTTGGGCTATCTCTCCTCGACGCAGACATTGGCGGACTACGCAACGCTGATAACCGATCTGAAGACGAACTTGACAGCCGAGCGTTCGCCAGTGTTGGTTTTTGGAGGTTCTTACGGGGGAAGTATGCTGCTGTTCCCTCACATATGTTAATAACTATAAACAAATTACTGGCTTCTCACTCTTCAGATTAATTGTTGTGTTTGACTTTAGAATAGATTAACTATGTAGCTGGCTGTGCATGCTTTCTGGTTTTAAAAGAAGACAACAATGGAGTAAACTTACTCGGATGTTCACTGAAAATATCGCAGGGTTGGCAGCATGGTTTAGGCTAAAGTATCCGCACATTGCAATCGGCGCTTTGTCTTCTTCTGCTCCGATCCTCGACTTTTTCAACGTCACCTCCCCTTATATCTTCAACGACATCATCACTCGAGACTTcagggttctct harbors:
- the LOC104431195 gene encoding lysosomal Pro-X carboxypeptidase-like, giving the protein MVYENSQPSLSNDQSGNNGLYKTRYFTQILDHFSYRPESYQTFQQRYLINSTFWGGPRKNAPIFVYTGNEGDIEWFAQNTGFMFETAPHFNALLVFIEHRYYGKSMPFGGKKEVAYSNASMLGYLSSTQTLADYATLITDLKTNLTAERSPVLVFGGSYGGRLAAWFRLKYPHIAIGALSSSAPILDFFNVTSPYIFNDIITRDFRSESKNCYKVIKRSWQKIEDTVKQQGGLEILRKSFRLCKNFKDAEYLTGWLETALVYAAMTDYPTPYNFLTPLPAYPVKQMCKAVDDPSKGDDDFAKLYGAANIYYNYSGGDSCFDLMDDSDPHGLSGWGWQLCSHGVLI